A single region of the Gracilibacillus caseinilyticus genome encodes:
- a CDS encoding ATP-binding protein, with amino-acid sequence MKLNSVVFKLGATILFLQLIILIPLGYIILQLILNYSINQTETQLVQLSEKYAEQVNSVEDPDNVQLLEHLTEMTDTSAVILDENGEILLKTNWEEAISDNVLENPELKQLEEGESIVKEYTFEGNTFLKVAQPIISEAEAIGSVVLFSSFGLISNSIHNIIVLVILASLGAVGLAIGFTFFISKKIGGPLIAMEKVAKQIAEKKNFSLRVDYKANDEIGSLAGAINHLSETLERYQTNRNEFFSNITHELKTPLTYVKGYANAVRHEMYQSKEERDEFLEIIENETDHISNLMDDLTDLSKIEEGKIDLNKEEINVTRMAEEMIKRSQFRAAEKGLNMKLDAPKHIVYLFGDKSRLDQVLTNLVENAVRYTEKGEIHLQLKEEPNQVMIRVKDTGIGIKKEDIPYLFERFYRVDKSRSRANGGTGLGLAIVKNLVEMHDGEIHVDSEVNEGTTVTLQFPKGAKTHALSK; translated from the coding sequence ATGAAGCTGAATAGTGTGGTTTTTAAGCTTGGGGCAACGATTTTATTTCTGCAGCTTATTATTCTGATTCCATTAGGATACATTATTTTACAACTGATTCTGAACTATTCAATCAACCAGACCGAAACACAACTTGTTCAACTTTCAGAGAAATATGCCGAGCAGGTAAATAGTGTGGAAGACCCGGACAATGTCCAATTATTAGAGCATTTAACTGAAATGACGGATACAAGTGCCGTCATTCTAGATGAAAATGGTGAAATTCTTTTAAAAACCAATTGGGAAGAAGCTATCTCTGATAATGTACTGGAAAATCCCGAACTTAAACAACTGGAGGAAGGCGAATCGATCGTCAAGGAATATACCTTCGAAGGTAATACCTTTCTCAAGGTTGCACAGCCCATTATTAGTGAGGCTGAAGCCATAGGCAGTGTTGTCTTATTTTCTTCTTTCGGACTCATTAGCAATTCCATTCATAATATTATTGTGTTAGTTATTCTTGCAAGCCTTGGAGCTGTTGGGTTAGCGATCGGCTTTACTTTTTTCATTTCAAAAAAAATAGGCGGTCCTCTCATCGCGATGGAGAAGGTCGCAAAACAAATTGCCGAGAAGAAAAACTTTTCGTTACGTGTTGACTATAAAGCAAATGATGAGATTGGTTCGCTGGCGGGTGCGATCAATCATTTATCAGAAACACTGGAACGTTATCAAACAAATCGTAATGAGTTTTTCTCAAATATTACACATGAACTAAAAACACCGCTCACTTATGTAAAGGGTTATGCCAATGCTGTCCGACATGAAATGTATCAAAGTAAAGAAGAACGCGACGAGTTTCTTGAAATTATCGAAAACGAAACAGATCATATCAGCAATCTGATGGATGATTTAACAGACCTCTCTAAAATCGAAGAAGGAAAAATTGATTTGAATAAAGAAGAAATCAATGTTACCCGGATGGCAGAAGAAATGATAAAACGGTCTCAATTCAGAGCGGCAGAAAAAGGTTTGAACATGAAGCTTGATGCTCCAAAACATATCGTGTATCTGTTTGGTGATAAGAGCAGACTTGATCAAGTGCTGACCAATTTAGTCGAAAATGCGGTTCGTTATACGGAAAAAGGGGAAATACATTTACAGCTGAAAGAGGAACCTAATCAAGTCATGATTCGTGTGAAAGACACCGGTATCGGTATTAAAAAGGAAGATATCCCCTATTTATTTGAACGTTTTTATCGCGTAGATAAATCGCGGTCTCGTGCAAATGGCGGTACAGGTTTAGGCTTAGCCATTGTCAAGAACCTAGTTGAAATGCATGATGGTGAGATTCATGTTGACAGTGAAGTAAATGAAGGAACCACTGTTACCTTACAGTTTCCAAAAGGAGCAAAGACCCATGCGTTATCAAAATAA
- a CDS encoding TIGR00341 family protein, giving the protein MELQLIEVYIPNNRFDQFLIEIQDFDFIEKWHTPVSETQQLVKILIEKKNTEKILDFLEMNDRGEQEIRALLYNISTYIPRMEQDEEEEKDQDPEEKENEITRASRHELYNVVQSSSKASVNFIWMLLLSAVVATAGIVKDSAAIVIGAMVIAPLIGPFTALSFAAILGDYHLMKRSALTSLFGLAIPITIAIIFGFLFPLPLHSDEFLARTNIEFMDIVVALAAGTAGALSFAKRVSEALVGVMVSVALLPPAVVLGMMIGDFSWEAALTPFLLLMVNISAILFSAIVVFWTIGIEPNKWQKIQVANTSKTYALIAVSLVIIILAVMIYVIKF; this is encoded by the coding sequence ATGGAATTGCAGCTGATAGAAGTATATATTCCCAACAATCGGTTCGATCAATTTTTAATCGAAATACAAGATTTTGATTTTATTGAGAAGTGGCATACACCTGTATCGGAGACACAACAGCTCGTTAAAATCTTAATTGAAAAGAAAAACACGGAGAAAATTCTTGATTTCCTCGAGATGAATGATCGGGGAGAGCAAGAAATCCGCGCGTTACTTTATAATATTTCAACATATATTCCTCGAATGGAGCAGGACGAAGAAGAGGAAAAAGATCAAGACCCGGAAGAGAAGGAAAATGAAATCACCAGGGCAAGCAGGCATGAATTATATAATGTCGTGCAATCCTCTAGTAAAGCCAGTGTCAATTTTATTTGGATGCTTCTCTTATCAGCTGTCGTGGCTACTGCAGGTATTGTGAAGGACAGCGCAGCTATCGTTATCGGAGCTATGGTAATTGCCCCATTAATCGGTCCTTTTACCGCACTTTCCTTTGCTGCTATTCTAGGTGATTATCACTTAATGAAGCGCTCTGCTCTCACTTCACTGTTCGGTCTTGCTATTCCTATTACCATTGCCATCATATTTGGCTTTCTCTTTCCGCTACCGTTACATAGTGATGAATTTCTTGCTCGGACAAATATCGAATTCATGGACATTGTTGTGGCACTCGCCGCAGGTACTGCTGGGGCTTTGTCCTTTGCGAAACGTGTATCCGAGGCATTGGTTGGGGTGATGGTATCCGTTGCTTTACTTCCACCTGCAGTCGTGCTAGGCATGATGATCGGTGACTTCTCCTGGGAAGCAGCCCTTACCCCGTTTCTTTTACTAATGGTCAATATTAGTGCCATTCTTTTTTCTGCAATTGTGGTCTTTTGGACAATAGGAATCGAACCAAACAAATGGCAAAAAATCCAAGTCGCCAACACATCCAAAACATATGCACTTATCGCCGTCAGTTTGGTCATTATTATTTTAGCCGTGATGATATATGTCATTAAGTTTTAG